The following proteins are encoded in a genomic region of Candidatus Macondimonas diazotrophica:
- a CDS encoding SRPBCC family protein: MEFSCDIEITANAEQIFPWLEEPERMQRWVHGLEHSEYLSPEAPVDIGTRFRQRMREMGRTVTYEGEVTERTPPGLLGVALAHRRFRMQIRYQLTSRGPTTHVTYGLHLEALDSTVARMERALGWMLERGARQQLTRLKACVEQEADPPAPTR; the protein is encoded by the coding sequence GTGGAATTTTCCTGCGATATCGAGATCACGGCGAACGCCGAACAAATCTTCCCCTGGCTGGAAGAGCCTGAGCGGATGCAGCGCTGGGTTCACGGGTTGGAACATTCAGAGTACCTTTCGCCGGAAGCGCCGGTGGACATCGGGACGCGGTTTCGCCAGCGCATGCGCGAGATGGGCCGAACGGTGACCTATGAGGGGGAAGTCACCGAGCGTACGCCCCCGGGTTTGCTGGGCGTGGCGCTCGCCCATCGCCGGTTTCGCATGCAGATCCGCTACCAGCTGACTTCACGGGGACCCACCACGCATGTGACGTACGGTTTGCACTTGGAGGCGCTGGATAGTACGGTTGCGCGCATGGAACGAGCCTTGGGCTGGATGCTTGAGCGCGGCGCCCGCCAGCAACTGACCCGCCTCAAAGCGTGCGTGGAACAGGAAGCGGATCCGCCCGCGCCAACACGATGA
- a CDS encoding thymidylate synthase has product MRSYLDLLRHVLETGTPKADRTGTGTRSVFGHQLRFDLQDGFPLVTTKRVHFKSVVYELLWFLRGETNIRYLNAHGVSIWDEWADEHGELGPVYGRQWRAWPAPDGETIDQIAQLIAQLRGDPDSRRHIVSAWNVAELPHMALAPCHCLFQFHVAAGRLSCQLYQRSADLFLGVPFNIASYALLTHLIAQVTALEPGEFIWTGGDCHIYDNHLEQVREQLTRTPYPLPKLHLDPTVRDIDAFGFEHIELADYQHHPAIKAPVAV; this is encoded by the coding sequence TCGGTTTTCGGCCATCAGCTGCGTTTCGATCTGCAGGACGGCTTTCCGTTGGTGACGACCAAGCGGGTGCATTTCAAGTCGGTCGTCTATGAACTGCTGTGGTTTCTACGCGGGGAAACCAATATTCGCTATCTGAACGCACACGGCGTCTCCATCTGGGACGAGTGGGCGGATGAACACGGCGAGCTGGGCCCGGTCTATGGCCGGCAATGGCGCGCCTGGCCGGCGCCGGACGGCGAGACGATCGACCAGATCGCGCAGCTCATTGCGCAGCTCAGAGGCGATCCGGATTCACGGCGTCACATCGTGAGCGCCTGGAACGTGGCCGAGCTGCCGCATATGGCGCTGGCCCCCTGCCATTGTCTGTTCCAGTTCCATGTGGCCGCAGGGCGACTCTCCTGCCAGCTCTATCAGCGCAGCGCGGATCTGTTTCTGGGCGTTCCCTTCAACATCGCCTCCTACGCGCTGCTGACCCATCTCATCGCGCAGGTGACCGCGCTCGAGCCGGGGGAGTTCATCTGGACGGGTGGGGATTGCCACATCTACGACAATCATCTGGAACAGGTGCGCGAACAGCTGACGCGAACGCCGTATCCCTTGCCGAAGCTGCACCTCGATCCCACGGTGCGCGACATCGATGCGTTCGGTTTCGAGCACATCGAACTGGCCGACTATCAGCACCATCCGGCCATCAAGGCGCCGGTGGCGGTATGA
- a CDS encoding dihydrofolate reductase has product MTGRRPRICLVAACDRAGGIGRDNQLPWHLPADLAHFKALTLGHPIVMGAKTYAAIGRALPGRQNLVLSRDPVKQFAGATRVESVTAALAVADGDVVMVIGGGQVYAAFLPLADEVFLTRVDTEVSADTFFPPLTPIDWILVSESAYAADAKNPHAMAFQHWQRRVDD; this is encoded by the coding sequence ATGACCGGGCGCCGGCCGCGCATCTGTCTGGTCGCTGCCTGTGACCGCGCCGGTGGAATCGGGCGCGACAATCAGCTCCCCTGGCATCTGCCGGCGGATCTGGCGCATTTCAAGGCGTTGACCCTGGGACACCCCATCGTCATGGGCGCCAAGACCTACGCCGCGATCGGCCGCGCCTTGCCGGGTCGGCAGAACCTCGTGCTCTCCCGCGATCCGGTCAAACAATTCGCCGGAGCCACTCGCGTGGAAAGCGTAACGGCCGCGCTGGCGGTGGCGGACGGCGATGTGGTGATGGTGATTGGTGGCGGGCAGGTCTATGCCGCCTTCCTGCCGCTGGCTGACGAGGTTTTCCTCACGCGGGTGGACACCGAGGTCAGCGCCGACACGTTCTTCCCGCCGCTGACGCCGATCGATTGGATCCTCGTTTCCGAATCCGCCTATGCCGCCGATGCCAAAAACCCGCACGCCATGGCTTTCCAGCATTGGCAGCGGCGCGTCGATGACTGA